GAGGATACCAAGAACCAGACTTATCTGCCACATTTAGAGGAATGGGCGGAATGGGTTATGAATGATATGCCTCGGACTTGCGAAGATGGTCTTCAGCATATGACCTATGGACCAGAAAACAAAAATCAGCTTTGGGATGACACATTAATGATGACCGTGCTGCCGTTAGCGAAAATTGGAAAACTGCTAAACAAACCGGAATACTTGGAAGAAGCCAAAAAGCAATTTCTCATCCATATCAAATATTTAACAGACCGAAAAACAGGTTTATGGTTCCACGGCTGGACATTCGAAGAAAATCATAATTATGCCGAAGCACTCTGGGCAAGAGGAAATTGCTGGATTACGATTGCGATTCCCGAGATTATTGAAATCTTGGAATTGAAAAAAGGCGATTTTCTTCACGATTTCCTAATCGATACATTGAACAGGCAAATCGAAGCTCTTGCTAAATACCAAAATGTAAGCGGATTATGGCATACATTAATTAATGATCCAACCTCTTATGTAGAAGCATCTGCTACAGCAGGATTTGCATATGGAATTTTAAAATCGGTACATAAGCGATATGTTAGTCAGGATTATAAAGAAGTAGCCTACAAGGCCATTCAGGGACTCATCAATGAAGTGAATGAAGAAGGAGCATTACAAAAAGTATCAGTCGGAACAGGGATGGGAGATACTCTTGATTTTTACAAAGAGATCAGAATCACCACGATGCCATATGGTCAATCCTTGGCGATCTTAGCATTAGCAGAATTTCTTAATACTTATAGTAGTTGAAAAATAGGTTATCACATCTTTTCAAATAGAAGGAGAAGAAATAATGAAGAGACAACCGAAGTTTATTAATTATTTGTCTTATGGTTTAGGTGACTTTTTAGGGGCAGGAGCCTTTGCACTAACAGCTGCATGGTTACTTTTCTTCTTAACAACTTTTTGTAATTTAACGGCTGTTCAAGCTGGCTCTATCTTCGCGATTGCTCGAATTGTCGATGCTATTGCAGCACCAACAATGGGGTATATAACCGATAATTTTCATAAAACAAAACTAGGCCGCCGTTTTGGCAGACGTAAATTCTTTATCCTAGCTGCCATTCCTCTTGTACTTGTGTATACATTAATTTGGGTTGATGGATTTAATTACTGGTATTATTTATTAACCTATATTCTGTTTGAACTTGTGTATTCAATGATCTTAATTCCCTATGATACTCTTGCAGCCGAAATGAGTAATGACTATAAAGTACGTTCAAAGTTTACGGGTGCAAGAATGTTCGTGGCGCAAGCTTCTGCTGTATTCGCAGCATTTATTCCTGGTAGACTTGTAGAAGCATTAGGGAAAGATGATCCTCTGACATTCTTATATTCTGGCATCATTTTCACAGTAATATTTTTAATTGTTTTAACTCTGTTATACAAAAATACTTGGGAACGACCACTTGATGAAATACCTGTAGAAAAAACAATAAATAAAAGAACGTTCGTTCAAAATGTTCATAAGATTTATGCGGACTTGTTCTCAACCTTACGTGTAAAAACATTCCGTCACCATCTAGGGATGTATTTAGGAGGATATTTAAGTCAAGACGTATTCAATGCAGTATTTACTTATTTTGTGGTATTCGCCCTCATGCAAAGTGCTGTTGATGCTTCTAACTTACTAACGTTTATGTATGCCATGCAGATATTTGGTGTATGGATTGCTCTTACATTAACGATTAAATTGAATCCTGCACCGGCTTTTAGAACAGCAATTTTCTTCTTTATTGCTGGAATTGTTGGATTCATTGTATTGAAATATACTGGTACACTAAATAGCACCGCTTTATTGTTTGTCATGATTGGAATTTGTGGCTTAGGCCGCGGGGGTTTGAACTACATTCCTTGGAATAACTATGCCTTTATTCCAGATGTAGATGAAGCGTTAACGGGTCAAAGACGTGAAGGGGTCTTTGCCGGTGTCATGAGTTTAATCCGGAAGGGAACACAAGCGTTGGCTGTCTTTTTAGTAAGTGTGGCCTTGCAAGAAGCTGGCTTTGTATCCGGACAAGGATCTCAACCAGAATCAGCTGTAAATATGATTATTTCTATCCTGTTGTTTGGGACACTCATCTTTTTAGTGGGAGGATTAATTATCTCCTATCGTTACAAATTAACAAAAGAAAATCATGTTATTCTCCTAAATGAGATTGAACGGTTAAAAAATGGCGGCTCTAAAAAAGATGTTACACCAGAAGCCCGTCAGGTTTTTGAACAATTAACAGGCTGGGAATATGAAAAAACATGGGGAAATAACAAGATAGGGTATGAGAATCTAATAAATTATAAAGAAAATCTTAATAAACCAAAACATAAAACAGCAGTTTAACAAAACAAAGTAAACAATTAATTTCTTGGCCGTATCACATCAAATGAATGTGTACGGCTTTTTTTAAAGATTACTAGCTTATATCCAATTAACTCGCTTTTAACAAATGGGGATTGCCACAGTCCTTGATTCTGTGGCGTCTTTTTGTATGTTTGTTCGTTAATTTTGTTGATCAAAAAATAATTTCATAAAGTGTTGACACTTTAAATGATTATATGATAAATTTATCTCAAGTTAAAAATAAATGAATTCGAGATAACTCATTTAAGAATAATAATGGGTTTGAGGATTTCAGCTGATTACCAAAAAATATGTGTGTAAACTTTTTTTTGGGATAAATATCTCGATTTCGAGACAACTATAAAAAACAAAATGGGGGAATTTTAAAATGGCAAAATGGACAGTAGACCAATCACACTCAAGTATAGGATTTGAGGTAAAACACATGATGGTGTCAAAAGTGAAGGGACAATTTGAATCTTATACAGCCGATGTAGAAGCAGCAGATTTAGCAGATTTGACTTCAGCTTCCATTGCATTCAAACTGGACGTTGCAAGCATCAATACACGTAACGACGATCGTGATAACCACTTAAGATCTGCAGATTTCTTTGATATAGAAAATAACCCAACAATTGAATTTACATCAACTAGCATTACAAAAGATGGAGATAACTATCGTGTAACTGGTGACTTAACGATTAAAGAGGTAACGAAACCAGTAACGTTTTCTGTTGAATTTAATGGTAAAGGTACAAATCCTTGGGGCGTAGAAGTTTACGGATTTGAAGCAGAAGCAAAAATAAACCGTGAAGAATTCGGTCTTACTTGGAACGCAGCTCTTGAAACAGGCGGAGTACTTGTAGGGAAAGACATCAAAATTAAAGTGGAACTAGAAGTTAACCCAGCAGCATAATTTTATTCGGATGTTAACGATTCAAACTGGACCGGGCGGATTCTGCCCGGTTTTTCTTATGCACCCCTTTAGAAATAATTTACTAATTGCCTACTCCTGTTCTTATCCTCGCGATTTATATCTCATTAATTGTTCATTAGATACCAAAATGTTTTTTTAACACCCAATACAAAATGCTAATTCATTCATTACACAACTTATTCTAGTTTGATAACGAAACCTCTCTGATGCTGTCTATTCTTTCGGAAAAAGAGATTTTTTTCATGGTAATAATTTTGTTGAAGTTATTGGAATGTATCAGGCACTTATCTATTTGATTAAATTTTGTTATATTAAGATAAATAAAATGATTTCACAATAGAAATGCTCTAAGAAGGGGAATAGGATGACGGGATTTATTCAAGGGTTATATAGATTAAGTGAATTTAGTTTGCCACTGGTCGTTTTAAATATAAAAGTCAAGGTACCTTTTATAAAAAATGTATTTGATTTAGAAGTAACGGTGCAGGAATATGAAGTTTAAACGTTTCTTAAGATTTCGCCATTTGAAAAATCAATTGTTATTCCAGAATGCTCTAAGTATCAGTCTAATAATTGGGTTGACTGCAATTATTACCTATACGATTGCTATAAAAATCCAGATTAATGAGGCAATTAGATATAACACTGTTATGGTCATGCAAATTAGTAAAAGTATAGATAATATGGTGGAATCCTTTAATCGTGTGATGGATGGTGTAACTTTCAACAATGATGTACAAGGGCTATTGCCAGATGCATACCAAAATAGTAAAGATAAAAACCTCTTAAATAAAAACTTATTATCCAAAATAACAGATGAAACAGTTATGTTCAATGAAGTTGATCTTGTCTATCTTTATGACACTGAAGGATTAAGAGTCAATTTAAGAAGAAGTGTTAATAACAATAACTATGAATATTTTAATACATTACGTCCCGAGATCTATGATCCAAGTGGAAAAGTCACTTGGAGCGTTGAGAAGTCTGTGATTACAGCTAATCGGACAATTTACGATATACACTCTTATAAAATGAAAGTCATTGGTTATCTTACAATGTCTATGGATAAAGCATATTTACAGGAACGGATTCAGAAATTTGATCCAACGGAAGAAAGACATATCATTATACTGGATAAAGAAAATAATGTGGTTATGTCTAATTCAAATGATAAGGAATTAAGTGCGGTTACATCATGGCTGTCAAATTCATCTAAACATTTAGCTAATTCCGATACATTAATAGAAATCCCGGATTCTGGGAAAATGATTATAAACAATTATCAATCTGAATTAACCGGGTGGAAAATCATTTCTTTAATAAGTTTAAATGAGATTTCGGAAGGGCCAGCACTTATTGGTAAGACCATCTTTCTAATTGGAATAGTAGCGATCATTATTGGTATCATTATCATTTGGATTAGTACTAATTATATTGTCAGACCCTTAAACAAATTAAGTTTGGTGATGGATGAGGTTGAAAAAGATAACTTCAATGTTCAGCTTCAAATCGACCGTTCGGATGAGCTTGGTAGAGTTGGCGAAAGCTTTAATAGAATGATGAGTAA
This genomic stretch from Neobacillus niacini harbors:
- a CDS encoding sensor histidine kinase; the encoded protein is MKFKRFLRFRHLKNQLLFQNALSISLIIGLTAIITYTIAIKIQINEAIRYNTVMVMQISKSIDNMVESFNRVMDGVTFNNDVQGLLPDAYQNSKDKNLLNKNLLSKITDETVMFNEVDLVYLYDTEGLRVNLRRSVNNNNYEYFNTLRPEIYDPSGKVTWSVEKSVITANRTIYDIHSYKMKVIGYLTMSMDKAYLQERIQKFDPTEERHIIILDKENNVVMSNSNDKELSAVTSWLSNSSKHLANSDTLIEIPDSGKMIINNYQSELTGWKIISLISLNEISEGPALIGKTIFLIGIVAIIIGIIIIWISTNYIVRPLNKLSLVMDEVEKDNFNVQLQIDRSDELGRVGESFNRMMSKINNLISDIYQKDINEKDAQLRALRAQINPHFLYNTLDTINWMAQFGKSEEVSKMTTSLSRLLKKSITNNGEFIRLEEEINYIDDYMTIQKIRFQDRIHYSVNINPEAKNCLVPKLILQPIVENAMIHGIEKKIGNGYLFINGKIKNNKLHIEVLDNGVGMDENKVAALSEGRYVSLDDNRGTGNGILNVQNRIQLLFGDDNGLKIKSNINVGTSFELTLPIRREGV
- a CDS encoding glycoside hydrolase family 105 protein; protein product: MNNLTEIKDQTGEFLLNFDGLIVDDKSWHVWNWPQGVGLYGIYKYWKLTKDQKALDIINEWFNARFEEGVPPKNVNTMAPFLTLAFLYEDTKNQTYLPHLEEWAEWVMNDMPRTCEDGLQHMTYGPENKNQLWDDTLMMTVLPLAKIGKLLNKPEYLEEAKKQFLIHIKYLTDRKTGLWFHGWTFEENHNYAEALWARGNCWITIAIPEIIEILELKKGDFLHDFLIDTLNRQIEALAKYQNVSGLWHTLINDPTSYVEASATAGFAYGILKSVHKRYVSQDYKEVAYKAIQGLINEVNEEGALQKVSVGTGMGDTLDFYKEIRITTMPYGQSLAILALAEFLNTYSS
- a CDS encoding MFS transporter; the encoded protein is MKRQPKFINYLSYGLGDFLGAGAFALTAAWLLFFLTTFCNLTAVQAGSIFAIARIVDAIAAPTMGYITDNFHKTKLGRRFGRRKFFILAAIPLVLVYTLIWVDGFNYWYYLLTYILFELVYSMILIPYDTLAAEMSNDYKVRSKFTGARMFVAQASAVFAAFIPGRLVEALGKDDPLTFLYSGIIFTVIFLIVLTLLYKNTWERPLDEIPVEKTINKRTFVQNVHKIYADLFSTLRVKTFRHHLGMYLGGYLSQDVFNAVFTYFVVFALMQSAVDASNLLTFMYAMQIFGVWIALTLTIKLNPAPAFRTAIFFFIAGIVGFIVLKYTGTLNSTALLFVMIGICGLGRGGLNYIPWNNYAFIPDVDEALTGQRREGVFAGVMSLIRKGTQALAVFLVSVALQEAGFVSGQGSQPESAVNMIISILLFGTLIFLVGGLIISYRYKLTKENHVILLNEIERLKNGGSKKDVTPEARQVFEQLTGWEYEKTWGNNKIGYENLINYKENLNKPKHKTAV
- a CDS encoding YceI family protein gives rise to the protein MAKWTVDQSHSSIGFEVKHMMVSKVKGQFESYTADVEAADLADLTSASIAFKLDVASINTRNDDRDNHLRSADFFDIENNPTIEFTSTSITKDGDNYRVTGDLTIKEVTKPVTFSVEFNGKGTNPWGVEVYGFEAEAKINREEFGLTWNAALETGGVLVGKDIKIKVELEVNPAA